The following are encoded together in the Penaeus monodon isolate SGIC_2016 chromosome 44, NSTDA_Pmon_1, whole genome shotgun sequence genome:
- the LOC119568499 gene encoding zinc finger protein 568-like, protein MSFLTDRISLADEETLDIGVIIKEEFNDDVTEETCLDIKEEPLYHGSEASGGVSDVKVNHKCFNSNNLHELRHGKNPKGSCDVVLDRNDLFRATFVAEDCGNKFSSDGDQAMHKERLEEELQQKEALKRFVCEVCGKKFSKKSHVVSHMKVHTKEKPYNCDICNKAFATKSDLIRHIIIHTKEKPYRCDICNKAFSQKTSLVNHIRLHTKEKPYSCDICKKAFSRKDKLVSHMREHTKDTL, encoded by the exons AGTTTCCTAACAGACCGGATATCTTTGGCGGATGAGGAGACACTCGACATAGGAGTCATTATTAAAGAAGAGTTCAACGACGATGTCACCGAAGAGACATGTCTGGATATTAAAGAGGAACCACTTTATCATGGAAGTGAAGCAAGCGGTGGAGTGAGCGACGTGAAAGTGAACCATAAATGCTTTAACTCTAACAATCTTCATGAGCTTAGACATGGAAAAAATCCAAAGGGCTCGTGTGACGTGGTTCTGGATCGTAATGACTTGTTCAGAGCTACTTTTGTGGCTGAGGACTGCGGGAACAAGTTTTCATCAGATGGAGATCAGGCAATGCACAAAGAGAGACTTGAGGAGGAGTTACAGCAAAAGGAAGCATTGAAACGTTTTGTATGTGAAGTGTGTGGCAAGAAATTCTCTAAAAAGT CTCATGTAGTGAGCCATATgaaagtacatacaaaggagaagccatataactgtgatatttgcaataaggccttcgcAACAAAAAGCGACTTAATAAGgcatatcataatacatacaaaggagaaaccatacagaTGTGATAtctgcaacaaggccttctcacaGAAAACTAGTCTAGTGAACCATATAAggttacatacaaaggagaagccatacagctgtgatatTTGCAAGAAGGCCTTCTCACGGAAAGATAAACTAGTCAGTCATATGAGAGAACATACAAAGGACACGTTATAA